One genomic region from Fictibacillus marinisediminis encodes:
- a CDS encoding methyl-accepting chemotaxis protein has protein sequence MPNELVNVVMGNSSKKMKAVHSLEKQIHLIDETSKLIKNISAQTNLLALNAAIEAARAGEHGRGFNVVAQEVRKLSGNADEAIKEVNSNIENITKELSNVNQITKDLQKLVEDTKQTFEQTIAEFEKMQ, from the coding sequence ATGCCCAATGAATTAGTGAATGTAGTAATGGGGAATTCCTCTAAGAAAATGAAAGCTGTCCATTCATTGGAAAAGCAAATACATTTAATTGATGAAACATCCAAGTTGATAAAAAATATTTCTGCTCAGACGAATTTATTAGCATTGAATGCCGCCATAGAGGCAGCACGAGCCGGGGAGCATGGGAGAGGTTTTAATGTTGTAGCCCAAGAAGTTCGTAAATTATCAGGCAATGCAGACGAAGCTATTAAGGAAGTTAATTCTAATATTGAAAACATTACAAAGGAGCTTTCAAACGTAAATCAAATAACGAAAGACCTCCAAAAATTGGTCGAGGATACAAAACAGACATTTGAACAGACGATAGCAGAATTTGAGAAGATGCAATAA
- a CDS encoding RNA polymerase sigma factor — protein sequence MKQSLKIENDIVNETRRLKNEFEEIVSFYSSDLWNYCKYVTGSAWDGEDLYQDTMIKSFGLLPHRWSEITDKKYYLFRMATNTWLDQCRKRKREVGTLEESIEPIQDFSDTLVLEEILISLESNLTPKQTAAFLLLDIFQFSAEEVAGIVHSTPGGVYASVQRARRNLASLDMSTSKRKVGTKLANATIQAYLAAFNSGDLQGMLQLFSDQAQNEAFSGFQEFSKEEMLKGSLRFGLPGHAAQETILWGKPVILVLANGENGPEIHDIQMQEVENDKIVSHKSYFFRKEFILAAAEELEIKAQLVKPPVDWS from the coding sequence ATGAAGCAATCTCTTAAAATTGAAAATGATATTGTGAATGAAACTCGAAGGTTAAAAAATGAATTTGAAGAAATCGTTTCATTTTATTCATCAGACCTGTGGAATTATTGTAAATATGTTACTGGGTCCGCTTGGGATGGTGAAGATCTTTATCAAGATACCATGATCAAATCGTTCGGTTTGTTACCGCACCGCTGGAGTGAGATTACGGATAAAAAATACTACTTATTCCGAATGGCAACCAATACATGGCTCGATCAATGCAGAAAGCGAAAACGGGAAGTGGGAACATTAGAAGAGAGCATTGAGCCAATCCAAGATTTTTCAGATACGCTTGTTTTAGAAGAAATTTTAATATCCTTGGAGTCTAATTTGACCCCTAAACAAACAGCAGCTTTTCTCTTGCTCGATATTTTTCAATTTTCCGCGGAAGAAGTAGCCGGAATAGTTCATAGTACACCAGGCGGAGTATATGCTTCTGTACAGCGAGCCAGAAGAAACCTTGCTTCTTTAGATATGTCAACCTCTAAAAGAAAAGTAGGTACGAAATTGGCCAACGCTACTATTCAAGCTTATTTAGCTGCCTTTAATTCTGGGGATTTACAAGGGATGTTACAGTTATTCAGTGATCAAGCACAAAATGAAGCGTTCTCTGGTTTCCAAGAATTCTCGAAAGAAGAAATGCTAAAAGGATCTCTCAGATTTGGTTTGCCTGGTCATGCAGCCCAAGAAACTATTCTATGGGGTAAACCGGTTATTCTTGTTTTAGCTAATGGTGAAAATGGACCTGAAATTCATGACATCCAAATGCAAGAAGTTGAAAATGATAAAATAGTAAGTCATAAAAGTTATTTCTTTAGAAAAGAATTTATTTTAGCAGCAGCTGAAGAGCTAGAAATAAAGGCACAGTTAGTAAAACCACCAGTAGACTGGAGCTAA